The Sandaracinaceae bacterium DNA segment GAGCTCGAAGCGCGCGTCCCTGGCGAGCGCGAGCGCGGCCGGGCCGTCGTGGGCCACGCTGACCTCGTAGCCCGCGCGCTCGAGCACGTGGGCGAGCATGAGGGCCGCGTCCTCGTTGTCGTCCACGAGCAGCAGCCGCTGCCCCTGCGGGCGCTGGACCGCGCGCGGCGCGGGGCTCGCCGTCGTCGGCTCGGCGGCGCTGGCCGGCAGCCGGACCTCGACCGAGGTGCCGCGGCCCGGCCCGTCGCTCGCCACGCTCACCGCGCCACCGTGCAGCTCCACCAGGCTCCGCACGAGCGGCAAGCCCAGCCCGAGCCCGCCCTGCAGCCGATCGATGCCTCGCGCGCCCTGCGTGAAGGGCTCGAAGATGCGGGGCAGCAGCTCGGGATCCACGCCGATCCCGTCGTCGGAGACGCGCACGACCCGCTCCGCCCCTTCGTCCGTGGCCACGACCGAGATGTTCCCGCCCGCGTCGGTGTACTTCGCCGCGTTGGTCAGCAGGTTGGCGAAGATCTGCGAGAGGCGGATGGGGTCGCCGTCGACGACGAAGCCCTCGGCGACGTCGATGTCGAGGTGGTGTGCCTTCTGCTCGAAGAGGGGGCTGGCCAGCTCGGCCGCGCCCTCGATCACCCGGGCGAGCTCGACCGGGCGGCGCTCGAGCTCGACCTTGCCGCGCGTGATGCGCGAGATGTCGAGCAGGTCGTCCACGAGCTGGATCATGTGCCGCACGTGGCGGTCGATCGCCGCGCGCTCCGCGTCGTGCCCGCCGCGCTCCTCCATCAGCTCGAGCGCGGTGAGGATCGGCGCGAGCGGGTTGCGCAGCTCGTGGCCCAGCAGCGCGAGGAACTCGTCCTTGCGCTGGTTGGCGACCTGCAGCTCCTGCTCCACGCGCTTGCGCTCGATCGCGATGGCCGCGGTCCGGTTGAGCATCTGCACGATCTGCCGCTCGTCCGCCGTCGGGGCGCGCGGCTCGTCGTAGTAGATGGCGAACGTCCCGAGCACGCGGCCGTCCGCGGCCCGGATGGGCGTGGACCAGCACGCGCGGAGGCCGTGCGCGAGCGCGAGGTCCGCGAAGTCGACCCAGAGCGGGTCGGTCGCGATGTCCTCGACCAGCACCTCGCGGTCGTCGTGCGCGGCGGTCCCGCAGGAGCCGACCGCGGGCCCGATCGTCACGCCGTGAATGGCCTCGTTGTAGGGGCCCGGGAGGCTGGGCGCCGCGCCGTGTCGCAGCGTCCCCGACTCGCGGTCGAGGAGCAGCACCGAGCCCCGGAGCCGCCGCAGGGCGTGACGCTCGATGGCGCGGACCAGGCCGTCCAGGGTCGGCGCGAGCTCCGCCCCGCTCGCGATCTGCTCGAGCGCCACGCGCTGGTCGGCGAGGATCGCGGCCGTGCGCTCCGCCTCCGCGCGGGCGGCGTGCGCCTGCTCCTCGCTGCGCCGCACCTCCCCGTAGAGGCGCGCGTTGTCGAGGGCGACCGCCGCGTGGGCCGCCAGCGCGACCGTCAGCCGCTCGTGGCGGTCCGAGAAGCGGTGGGGCTCCGGGTGCGCGAACACCAGGCCGCCGAGCACATCGCCGTTGCGGCTCTGGATCGGCACGGCGAGCACGCTGGCGGCCCCGGGGAGCGCGCGCTCGGTCGTGCGAAGGACCCGCCCCCCGCGGATGGCCTCGAGGATCGACTCGTCGGCCCCGATGGCGTCCACCAGCGCCTCGGACCCGGCGCGGGCCACGCACCGCGAGTCGTCGCAGCGGATGAGGGCGCCGGCGTGGGCGTCGGCCAACGCCATCGCCTCGTCGGTGATGCGCTGAAGCAGCCGGCCCTCGTCGAGCTCCTGCGCGAAGGAGATGGCGATCCGGTGCACGGTGTCGCCGAGCCGCTCCTGCTCGAGCCGCTTGCGCTCGGTGATGTCCTGGGAGGTCCCGAACATGCGGAGCGGCCGCCCCGCCTCGTCGCGCTCGATGCGGCCGAGGGTCTGCTGCACGCCGATCGTGCCGTCCGGGCGCCGGATGCGCAGCTCGATGGCGTAGTCCTCGTCGCCCTCGAGCGCCTTCCGCAGCGCCTCCTGGACGCGGGGTCGGTCCTCCTCGAGGATCCGGGAGAGGAACGCCTCGTAGCTCGGCTCGAAGGTCTCCGGGTCCTGGCCGTGCTGGCGAAAGACCTCGCTCGACCAGGTGACCTGCCCCGTCGCGACCTCCCACTCCCAGCTGCCGATCCCCGCCAGGCGCTGCGCGTCGGCGAGCTGCGCCTCGGCGCGCTTGCGGGCGGTGATGTCCTGCACCGAGGCGAGCCACCCCTCTTCCTCGCCCCCGTCACCGAGGATCGGCGCGACCAGGAGCTGCACGTCGATGCGGGCGCCGTCCTTTCGGCAGAAGCGCAGCTCGAAGCCCTCGGCGGGCGCGTCGCCGGCGATGGTGCTGGCGAAGGCGGCCTCGATGCGCCCGCGCTCCTCGGGGGGCCAGTACGCGAAGGGCGCCGTGGCCCCGAGCAGCTCCTGCGCGTCGAAGCCGAGCATGCGGCAGAAGGCGGGGTTGACGTACCTCTGCACGCCGTCGGCGTCGACCACCGAGAGGCCAGCCTGGGTGGCCCGCTCGATGGCCGAGAGCATCGCGCTCGCCGACGGGCGCGACGCGCCGTGATCGCTCGTCATTCCTTCGCAGCGTGTAAGGGGTTGGTGCGGCCAGCAAGCCCCCGATCGCCTCCTGGACCGGGTATTCTCCCCGGATGGCGGGGAAGTCTCCGGTCGACCGCATCGTGAAGATGCTCGAGGACGAGGCGCCGGAGCGGCGCATGGCGGCCGCGATCGTGCTGGGCGAGCTGCGCCCCAAGGGCGCGGCGGTCGTCCAGGCGCTCGGACGCGTGATCGCCGATGACGGCCCCGCGCTGCAACGCCACGCGCTGGACGCGCTCCGGTCCATCGGCGTGACGAAGGGCGCCCTCCGCTGGCTCTGGCCTCTGCTCGAGAGCCGCGACGCGGCGGTGCGCGAGGCGGCCAGCGCGGCGATCGCGTCGGTCGGCGACTCGGTGGTCGAGGACGTCAAGGCGCGCCTGGCCGAGGCGGAGGGAGACGCGCGGCGCGCGCTCGAGTCGATCCTCAGCCGGCTCGGGGGCAAGGAGGCCTTCGACGCGCTGCTCGACGCGCTCGAGGCCGGAGACGAGGAGTCGAACCGGGCCACCGCGCTCGAGCTGCGGGCGCACGTGAAGCGCGCCGACGCGGCGACGCGGCGCAGCTACCGGACGAGGCTCGAGAGGTTCTTGAAGCGGCTCGCGGGCGCCGACGCGGCCCGGTCCGCGAGCGCCACGGCCGCCGCCGTGAAGGTGCTCGGCTTCCTCGAAGATCCCAGGACCGCCCCGACCTTGCTCGCGCTCGCGCGCGACGAGACGCGGCCGGCCTCGGTGCGGCAGGAGGCGCTGATCGCGCTCCGCTTCTCGATGGCAGGCGGCGCGTCCGCCGACGTCGTGAAGGCGCTCGTCGGCGCGGCGGGGGACGAGGACCGAGCGCTGGCCCAGACCGCGATGATGACCCTGGCCGGGATGGACCTGCCGGCCAGCCTCGCGCCCGCGCTCAGCGCGCTCGCCCTGCACCGCGAGATCGACCGCGCCCGCATCGCCATCGACAAGCTGGGGACCCTCGGCGGGAAGCAGGCCACGGAGACCCTCGTCGACATCGTGGCCCGGGGCGACAAGCGACGCGCCGAGATGGCGGCCGAGGCCCTCGAGGGGCGCGACGACGCGACGGCGCCGCTGGTGGCGCTGCTCGCCGAGACGAGCGAGCTGGAGCGGGCCAAGCTGGTCGCCCGGGCGCTGGAGAGTCGTCGGGACGCCCTGAGCCCGGCGATGCGCAAGAAGCTCCTCCAGGGCGGCGTGGCGCGGCTGACCGCGGGCGACGCGGCGTGGACGCCCGCGCTCTCGCTGGTGGTGGAGCGCGACGCGAAGAAGGTCGGCGAGGCGCTCCGCGCGGAGGCGGGCAGGCTCCGCAAGGCGCGCAAGGGCGAGGACGAGGCGCGCGTGCTGCGGGGGCTGTCGAAGCTCGGGCTCGCGTCCGACGACGATGTCTACCGGCTCGCGTCGATCCGGCTGAAGGAGAGCAAGCTCGACCCGCGCGGTCGCCGCTCGGACCGCGCGCTGTCGCTGCTGGCGGAGCTGCAGCGCGGCGGCTTCGACGTGAGCAAGGCCCTGCGCGCCGATCGGGGTGTGGGGCTCGAGGAGATGTATTACGTCGGCTTCTGCTTCCTCGAAGACGACCTCGGCGGCGAAGAGCTGCTCGAGGAGGTCGTGAAGAAGGGTGGCCGCAAGAAGATCGCCAAGGCGGCGAAGAACAAGCTCGCGCTGGCGGAGAGGTGAACGAACGATGGCGGACGAGAACGAATTCCAGAGCGCGGTCGACCGCGTGCAGAAGCTCCCCAAGAAGCCGGGCAACGACGCGCTGCTCGAGCTCTACGGCCTCTACAAGCAGGCCACCACGGGCGACGTCAGCGGCAAGCGCCCCGGCATGCTCGACCTGCGAGGGCGCGCGAAGTTCGACGCCTGGGCCTCGCGCAAGGGCATGAGCGCGGCCGACGCGCGCGCCGCGTACGTGTCGGTCGTAGAGCGCCTGGAGCGTTCCAGCTAGCTAGCGGCTGGCCGAGGCGGGCACGTCGCGGAAGCGGTCCAGCATGTCCGGGCCGAGGGGATCCTCGCCCGAGAGGTGACGCTCCAGGAGATCGAAGGCGTCGAAGCCCCAGAAGAGCTCGTCCTTCACGCCCACGGTCGGCACCCCGAAGACGCCGGCCTCGATGGCCCGCTCCGTCCCGCGCCTCAGCGCCGCTTTGATCTCGGGCGCCTGGGCCTGCGCCAGCAAGGCGTCCGGGTCGAGGCCGGCCTCTTCGGCCGCGGCGCGCACGGCCTCGGGGCGATCGACGCCGCGGATCTCGGCGTCTCCCCAGGTCGCGGCGAAGAGCGCGTCGACGAGCGCGCGCTGGGCCTCTGCCGGCGCGGCGAGCGTGGCGCGCAGGGCGAGCAGCGGGTTGAAGGGGTGCGACGGCGGCGGCGAGAGCGGCACCCCGAGCAGGCGCGCGCGGCGGAGCGTGTCCTTGAACACCCAGATCCGCTTGGCGGGGATCTCGGCCGGGCCCTTCTGGCCGTGGTGGTTCAACAGCCCGGCGAAGAGCAGCGGACGGGGGCGAACGGTGGCGCCGTGGCGCTCGGCGAGCGCGTGGATCTGTGTCCAGCCGAGGTAGGCGTAGGGGGAGATGAAGTCGAAGTGGAAGTTCAGCTCCATGCCCTCCCCTTATCACGGGGCTCCCTTCCCGGCGCCCGGGGTGCTACATCGCCCCGACCATGAGCAACGAGAAAGGTCCGAGCTTCGCTGACCTCTTCGCGGCGGAGGAGATGCCGCAGGGGCGCAGTCGCCGCTTCTCGGTCGGCGACGCCGTCGAGGGCGTGGTCGCGCACATCACCGCCGACGCGGTCTTCGTGGATCTGGACGCCAAGCAGTCCGGCCTCTTCGAGAAGCACGCGCTCCTCGACCACGAAGGCAACCTGCGGGTGAAGGTCGGCGACACGGTCAAGGGCCAGGTCGTCGCCATCGAGGGCGCCTCGCAGCAGATCAAGCTCGGGACCTCGCTCGGCAAGGACGCGGGCGTCGAGCAGCTCGCCGCCGCCCACGAGCAGGGGCTGCCGGTCGAGGGGACCATCACCGGGGTGAACAAGGGCGGGGCCGAGGTCCAGGTGGCCGGCCTCCGCGGCTTCTGCCCCTTCTCCCAGCTGGACACCCGCTACGTCGAGGACCCCGCCAGCTGGGTGGGACAGACGCACCTCTTCGTCATCGCGGAGCTGAAGGACCGCGAGGTCGTGCTCTCGCGTCGCAGGCTCCTCGAGCGCGAGGCGGCCGCGGCGCGCGAGACGCTGATGGAGAAGCTCGACGAGGGCGCGACGGCGCGCGGACGCGTGACGCAGGTCCGTGACTTCGGCGCCTTCGTCGACCTCGGCGGGGTGGAGGGCCTGATCCCGGTCCGCGAGCTCAGCCACGACCGCGTGCAGCGGGCCGACGACGTGCTCTCGGTCGGCGACGTGGTCGAGGTGAAGGTCACGCGCATCGAGCAGGACGGCGGCAAGACAAAGATCACGCTCTCGCTGAAGGCGCTCGCCGCCGATCCGTGGGACGGCATCGAGACGATCGCCCCCGTCGGCAAGGTCCTCGGTGGGCAGGTCACGCGGCTGGCCGACTTCGGCGCCTTCGTGCGGCTCGCCGCGGGCGTCGAGGGCCTCTTGCACGTCTCGGAGCTGGACGCGCGCGTCGAGCACCCGTCGGAGCAGCTCGAGGTCGGCCAGCAGCTGCTGGTCGTGGTGCGCGACGTCGACCGCAAGCGCCAGCGCCTCTCCCTGACGCTGGCCCAGGAGGGCGCGCAGGCGGGGGAAGAGGCCAAGAACCTCCGACCGGTCCAGGGCGCGCTCGTCACCGCGACGGTCGAGAAGCACGAGCGCTTCGGCGTCTTCGCGCAGGTGGCCGGGACCAAGGGGCGCGCGGGCCGCGGCCTCGTGCCGATGGCCGAGACGGGCCTCCCGCGCGGCGCCGACGTGCGCAAGGAGCTGCCCATCGGCACGGAGATCCGCGCCAAGGTGGTCGACGCGACCGAGGGCAGGATGCGGCTGAGCATGCGCGCGGCGAAGGATGACGCCGAGCGCGCGGTCTTCGACGACTACCGTCAGCAGCAGGAGAAGAAGGGCGGCATGGGCACGCTCGGCGACCTGCTCAAGGCCAAGCTCGAGAAGTGAGCGCGGATCGGTGAGCACCGAGCGCAAGCCGCTCGAAGCGTACATCGAGCGGGTCGGCCACCGGAGCCGCCCGCTCAACGATCTCTACGCGTTCCTGCTGCGGAGCTCCTGGCTCCGGGTGATGGAGCTGGCGGCCGCGCTCTTCCTCACCGCCAACGCCTCCTTCGCGCTGCTCTACTGGCTCGTCCCCGGCTCGATCGCGAACAC contains these protein-coding regions:
- a CDS encoding PAS domain S-box protein, translated to MTSDHGASRPSASAMLSAIERATQAGLSVVDADGVQRYVNPAFCRMLGFDAQELLGATAPFAYWPPEERGRIEAAFASTIAGDAPAEGFELRFCRKDGARIDVQLLVAPILGDGGEEEGWLASVQDITARKRAEAQLADAQRLAGIGSWEWEVATGQVTWSSEVFRQHGQDPETFEPSYEAFLSRILEEDRPRVQEALRKALEGDEDYAIELRIRRPDGTIGVQQTLGRIERDEAGRPLRMFGTSQDITERKRLEQERLGDTVHRIAISFAQELDEGRLLQRITDEAMALADAHAGALIRCDDSRCVARAGSEALVDAIGADESILEAIRGGRVLRTTERALPGAASVLAVPIQSRNGDVLGGLVFAHPEPHRFSDRHERLTVALAAHAAVALDNARLYGEVRRSEEQAHAARAEAERTAAILADQRVALEQIASGAELAPTLDGLVRAIERHALRRLRGSVLLLDRESGTLRHGAAPSLPGPYNEAIHGVTIGPAVGSCGTAAHDDREVLVEDIATDPLWVDFADLALAHGLRACWSTPIRAADGRVLGTFAIYYDEPRAPTADERQIVQMLNRTAAIAIERKRVEQELQVANQRKDEFLALLGHELRNPLAPILTALELMEERGGHDAERAAIDRHVRHMIQLVDDLLDISRITRGKVELERRPVELARVIEGAAELASPLFEQKAHHLDIDVAEGFVVDGDPIRLSQIFANLLTNAAKYTDAGGNISVVATDEGAERVVRVSDDGIGVDPELLPRIFEPFTQGARGIDRLQGGLGLGLPLVRSLVELHGGAVSVASDGPGRGTSVEVRLPASAAEPTTASPAPRAVQRPQGQRLLLVDDNEDAALMLAHVLERAGYEVSVAHDGPAALALARDARFELAVVDIGLPVMDGYELGRRLLERGPVRIVAVTGYGQSSDRAKSVEAGFAAHLVKPVRKDELLAALAAAATPAPRA
- a CDS encoding S1 RNA-binding domain-containing protein, which gives rise to MSNEKGPSFADLFAAEEMPQGRSRRFSVGDAVEGVVAHITADAVFVDLDAKQSGLFEKHALLDHEGNLRVKVGDTVKGQVVAIEGASQQIKLGTSLGKDAGVEQLAAAHEQGLPVEGTITGVNKGGAEVQVAGLRGFCPFSQLDTRYVEDPASWVGQTHLFVIAELKDREVVLSRRRLLEREAAAARETLMEKLDEGATARGRVTQVRDFGAFVDLGGVEGLIPVRELSHDRVQRADDVLSVGDVVEVKVTRIEQDGGKTKITLSLKALAADPWDGIETIAPVGKVLGGQVTRLADFGAFVRLAAGVEGLLHVSELDARVEHPSEQLEVGQQLLVVVRDVDRKRQRLSLTLAQEGAQAGEEAKNLRPVQGALVTATVEKHERFGVFAQVAGTKGRAGRGLVPMAETGLPRGADVRKELPIGTEIRAKVVDATEGRMRLSMRAAKDDAERAVFDDYRQQQEKKGGMGTLGDLLKAKLEK
- a CDS encoding acyl-CoA-binding protein, with product MADENEFQSAVDRVQKLPKKPGNDALLELYGLYKQATTGDVSGKRPGMLDLRGRAKFDAWASRKGMSAADARAAYVSVVERLERSS
- a CDS encoding 2-hydroxychromene-2-carboxylate isomerase; its protein translation is MELNFHFDFISPYAYLGWTQIHALAERHGATVRPRPLLFAGLLNHHGQKGPAEIPAKRIWVFKDTLRRARLLGVPLSPPPSHPFNPLLALRATLAAPAEAQRALVDALFAATWGDAEIRGVDRPEAVRAAAEEAGLDPDALLAQAQAPEIKAALRRGTERAIEAGVFGVPTVGVKDELFWGFDAFDLLERHLSGEDPLGPDMLDRFRDVPASASR